The following are encoded together in the Parabacteroides chongii genome:
- a CDS encoding FecR family protein: MDEQINKYFTDELSLKEKDQLLDQINASEEEKKEYARMQISVALSSMAHQKGDEVWSSRKMEELQTRIRRKRFRSFSIYALRYAAVAAIAIIGTWFAFTQYSGLEDTASTLIDVPKGQRVYITLADGTEAWLSPRTKVRVPNQFNKKNRVVELDGEGYFSVAKDARHPFIVQTKKYDVKVLGTKFNVFAYSESPRFETDLVEGSVQVYDRENQENNVILSPNEKAYLENNRLIKTGCVFNNEDYLKNGIFSFTGVPFSEILNYLSLWYNVKFELKEATSLNHKVSGKFRQNDEVKDILKALQGVHRFNYKIENESLIEIY, translated from the coding sequence ATGGATGAACAAATAAATAAATATTTTACAGATGAGCTTTCTCTGAAGGAGAAGGACCAGCTTCTTGACCAGATTAATGCCAGCGAGGAAGAAAAGAAGGAGTACGCTCGTATGCAAATATCGGTGGCGTTGTCTTCTATGGCTCATCAGAAAGGGGATGAAGTGTGGAGTTCCCGGAAAATGGAGGAATTGCAGACCCGAATAAGAAGGAAGAGATTCCGTTCTTTTTCCATATATGCGCTAAGATACGCGGCTGTTGCAGCTATAGCCATCATCGGTACATGGTTTGCATTTACGCAATATAGCGGATTGGAAGATACAGCCAGTACGTTGATCGATGTTCCCAAAGGACAGCGTGTGTATATAACGTTGGCTGACGGAACAGAAGCGTGGCTTAGTCCGCGGACGAAAGTAAGGGTCCCCAACCAGTTCAATAAAAAGAACCGTGTGGTAGAACTTGACGGAGAAGGATATTTCTCGGTGGCAAAAGATGCCAGACATCCTTTTATAGTCCAGACGAAAAAGTATGATGTAAAAGTACTGGGTACGAAGTTCAATGTCTTTGCCTATTCGGAATCACCTCGGTTCGAAACGGATCTGGTAGAGGGATCGGTCCAGGTATATGACAGGGAGAACCAGGAAAATAATGTGATCCTTTCTCCCAATGAAAAAGCCTATTTGGAGAATAACCGGCTAATAAAGACCGGTTGTGTTTTTAACAATGAGGATTATCTGAAAAACGGGATATTCAGTTTTACCGGTGTTCCTTTCTCTGAAATACTTAATTATCTTTCATTGTGGTACAATGTAAAGTTTGAGCTGAAGGAGGCAACCTCTTTGAATCATAAAGTTTCAGGAAAGTTCCGGCAGAACGATGAAGTAAAAGATATTTTGAAAGCGCTTCAGGGAGTACATCGTTTTAATTATAAGATAGAGAATGAGAGTCTCATAGAGATTTACTAA
- a CDS encoding TonB-dependent receptor — translation MKKNLLLFVDFIKDIEIKHLIRIMRLSVFLILVGILSTHATISNSQNIRITIAEKSISLDKLINEIEQQTNYLFVYGENDIDLQQKVKVDARNKPISEVLDKTLRNLGITYEFSKNYISLRRVDTDKTSLTGPQQTRKVSGVITDMNGEPIIGANILVKGTVQGTTTDLDGNYTLEVPSNAVLQFSYIGYLTQEVTVKDKAIINVSMKEDTKSLEEVVVIGYGTVKKSNLTGAITQVKADDLPQAGNMSLGQMLTGKAAGMQVSLQSAQPGGGVWMQIRGNASGGAGNSGPLYVIDGFPISTENMEPGSGNRYESGSKSPLNNLNPADIASIEILKDASATAIYGARAANGVVLITTKRGKQGEKPKVQYSGSVSFQKRVKQIDMLDAQGFMTETNRVLYEDYLSENKLGVYGNTDPSAVAPFSPKYSNDQIANAQTTDWLGAVERNGVITQHNLSLTGGTDKTSYYISGNYYDHQGVVKNNGIQRYSGRANFDQKLGKYIKTGINFNVSQVKSDNVALGSGQNENAGVIRAAMNANPSLPIYDDEGNYTLDPDQPYLANAVSLLDMTDESTVNQLLGNFYLIVTPFEGLDLKMNAGFQQEKGERNTYVPKTTLYGQKAGGEASKSYSNRSSKLFDLTASYTKTFNEIHNFSAMAGYSYQHFNSNGFNAGNSRFITDAFKWNNLAAGENTKPSVGSFDNEEVLGSVFARLNYNYADRYLISATMRGDASSKFAENHKWGYFPSVALAWRMINEQFMSEQQIVSDLKWRVSLGQTGNSNIGNNALALYSTGDNYNFGDQQSVGVAQSQLANPNLKWETTTELNVGLDFGFLQNRITGSMEFFTRRVDDLLDKKELMQYNPISSVMANIGAKGSKGFELGITSRNLIGEFSWSTDVVFSLYRDRWLERNPQWKKAIYENEKDMLNSYYLYISDGLVQPGDMNPDGTCKLPHMPNAKPGMIKYKDLNGRDEDGNLVEGPDGKLDDADVIYLGTKTSKFYLGFGNTFAYKGFDLNIFFYGYFGRQLENPAYDWYLKRSWFLKNGVNMATAVRDRWAHDNQTGKYPTSIMNPYDRSSDFWLENANFLRCKNITLGYTLPKIKNLDKVIQNLRVYGDVQNPFVITKYSGVDPEMDGMAAYPTQLTVSFGVDITF, via the coding sequence ATGAAAAAAAACTTATTGCTATTCGTTGACTTTATTAAAGATATTGAAATTAAGCATCTTATTCGTATTATGAGATTATCCGTCTTTTTAATTCTTGTGGGTATCCTTAGTACTCACGCAACGATCTCTAATTCGCAGAATATTCGGATCACAATTGCAGAGAAATCAATCTCATTGGATAAACTGATCAATGAGATCGAGCAACAAACAAATTATCTTTTTGTATATGGGGAGAATGACATTGATTTACAACAGAAAGTGAAAGTCGATGCCCGTAATAAACCGATCTCCGAAGTACTTGATAAAACGTTGAGAAATTTAGGTATTACGTATGAGTTCTCAAAAAACTATATTTCTCTTCGCAGGGTAGATACGGATAAAACTAGCCTGACCGGACCACAACAGACCAGAAAAGTTTCGGGGGTTATTACCGATATGAATGGTGAGCCGATCATCGGTGCTAATATCCTGGTTAAAGGCACCGTACAGGGAACTACGACAGATCTGGATGGTAACTATACGTTGGAAGTTCCGTCTAATGCAGTCCTTCAGTTCTCTTATATCGGATATTTGACTCAGGAAGTGACCGTTAAAGACAAGGCTATCATTAATGTAAGTATGAAAGAAGATACAAAGAGCCTTGAGGAAGTTGTGGTGATCGGTTACGGTACGGTTAAGAAAAGTAACCTGACCGGCGCAATCACTCAGGTTAAAGCAGACGATTTACCCCAGGCCGGGAATATGTCTTTAGGACAGATGCTGACTGGGAAGGCTGCCGGTATGCAAGTCTCTTTACAAAGTGCACAACCCGGTGGAGGTGTTTGGATGCAGATCCGTGGTAATGCGTCCGGTGGTGCCGGGAATAGCGGACCTCTTTATGTAATCGACGGTTTCCCTATATCTACGGAAAACATGGAGCCGGGAAGTGGTAACAGATATGAATCAGGGAGTAAATCACCTCTGAATAATTTGAATCCGGCAGATATAGCTTCCATTGAAATTCTGAAAGATGCATCTGCAACTGCTATCTATGGAGCCCGGGCTGCCAATGGTGTTGTATTGATCACAACAAAACGGGGAAAACAAGGTGAAAAGCCGAAAGTACAGTATTCCGGTTCCGTCTCTTTTCAAAAGAGAGTCAAACAGATTGATATGTTGGATGCACAAGGCTTTATGACAGAAACAAACCGGGTTCTTTATGAAGATTATTTGTCGGAAAACAAATTAGGAGTTTATGGAAACACCGATCCGTCTGCGGTGGCTCCTTTTAGTCCGAAATACTCGAATGATCAGATAGCAAATGCCCAGACAACGGATTGGCTGGGAGCCGTGGAAAGAAACGGTGTCATTACACAGCACAATTTGTCGTTGACCGGAGGTACGGACAAGACTTCTTATTATATTTCCGGAAATTATTATGATCATCAGGGAGTAGTTAAGAATAATGGTATTCAGCGTTATTCCGGTCGTGCTAATTTCGATCAGAAGTTAGGTAAATATATTAAAACCGGTATTAATTTCAATGTTAGTCAGGTGAAAAGCGATAACGTGGCATTAGGTAGTGGGCAAAATGAGAATGCCGGAGTTATCAGAGCTGCGATGAATGCAAACCCGTCTCTTCCGATTTATGATGATGAGGGAAATTATACCTTGGACCCGGATCAGCCGTATTTGGCAAATGCCGTTTCTCTGTTGGATATGACGGATGAAAGTACGGTTAACCAGCTATTAGGAAACTTCTATTTGATCGTTACCCCGTTCGAAGGGTTGGATCTGAAAATGAATGCCGGTTTCCAGCAGGAGAAAGGTGAACGTAATACATATGTGCCTAAAACCACATTGTATGGACAAAAGGCTGGTGGTGAGGCTTCTAAATCGTATTCGAACCGTTCAAGTAAATTATTTGATTTGACAGCTTCTTATACAAAAACATTTAATGAAATACATAATTTTTCTGCAATGGCCGGCTATTCTTATCAGCATTTTAATTCAAATGGTTTCAATGCGGGTAACAGCCGTTTTATTACGGATGCTTTTAAATGGAATAACCTGGCTGCCGGTGAAAATACGAAACCGTCTGTCGGTTCGTTTGATAATGAAGAAGTGCTGGGATCTGTTTTTGCCCGCTTGAATTATAATTATGCTGACCGTTATTTGATTTCTGCCACTATGCGTGGTGATGCATCTTCTAAGTTTGCGGAAAACCATAAATGGGGATATTTCCCTTCCGTAGCTTTGGCATGGCGTATGATCAATGAACAATTTATGTCGGAACAACAGATTGTTTCTGATTTGAAATGGCGTGTCAGCCTGGGACAAACCGGTAACTCGAATATTGGAAATAATGCATTGGCTCTCTATTCTACAGGGGATAATTACAACTTTGGCGACCAGCAGTCTGTCGGTGTGGCACAAAGCCAGCTGGCAAATCCTAATTTGAAATGGGAGACTACGACTGAATTGAATGTGGGTCTTGATTTCGGATTTCTCCAGAATAGGATTACCGGTTCTATGGAATTCTTTACCCGCCGTGTGGATGATTTGCTGGACAAAAAAGAATTGATGCAATATAATCCGATCAGTTCGGTGATGGCTAATATCGGAGCGAAGGGCAGTAAAGGTTTTGAATTGGGTATTACTTCCCGTAATCTGATCGGTGAGTTTTCCTGGTCGACAGATGTCGTGTTCTCTTTGTATCGTGACCGTTGGCTGGAAAGAAATCCCCAATGGAAAAAAGCGATTTATGAGAATGAAAAGGATATGTTGAATTCCTACTATCTGTATATTTCTGATGGTTTGGTACAGCCGGGCGATATGAATCCGGACGGTACATGCAAATTGCCTCATATGCCGAATGCCAAGCCTGGTATGATCAAGTATAAGGATTTGAACGGACGTGATGAAGACGGAAACTTAGTGGAAGGACCGGACGGTAAGCTGGACGATGCGGATGTTATTTACCTGGGAACAAAAACATCCAAGTTCTATCTGGGCTTTGGTAATACCTTTGCTTATAAAGGTTTTGACCTGAATATATTCTTCTATGGTTATTTTGGCAGACAATTGGAAAACCCGGCTTACGACTGGTATCTGAAACGTTCCTGGTTCCTGAAGAACGGCGTGAATATGGCTACGGCCGTAAGAGATCGTTGGGCTCATGATAATCAGACTGGTAAATATCCGACCAGTATAATGAATCCGTACGATCGGAGTTCTGATTTCTGGCTGGAGAACGCAAACTTCCTGCGTTGTAAGAATATCACATTAGGATATACATTGCCTAAGATTAAAAATCTGGATAAGGTTATACAGAATCTTCGTGTTTACGGAGATGTTCAAAACCCATTCGTTATTACAAAGTATAGCGGTGTGGATCCTGAAATGGATGGCATGGCTGCCTATCCGACTCAATTGACAGTTTCATTTGGTGTAGATATAACTTTCTGA
- a CDS encoding RNA polymerase sigma-70 factor, which yields MQKDAIYRNAPDFSKVYSIYFPKLVRFAREFVLSTEDAENIIQDIFIYLWEHQEVLGNLSNLNAFLFVLVKNRCIDFIRQKKLVERKREEFEMVMDKELQLKMYALQQFDENALSTDDIEVILNNAINSLPEKCREVFILSRMEGLKYREIAERLNISTKTVENQMITALKKLRVELKDYLPLFIFII from the coding sequence ATGCAAAAGGATGCCATATATAGAAATGCCCCTGATTTTTCAAAAGTATATTCGATATACTTTCCGAAACTGGTCCGCTTTGCCCGTGAGTTTGTTTTGTCGACGGAAGATGCTGAAAATATAATTCAGGATATCTTTATCTACTTGTGGGAGCATCAGGAGGTATTGGGAAACCTTTCCAATCTGAACGCTTTTCTTTTTGTATTGGTGAAAAACAGATGTATTGATTTTATCAGACAGAAGAAATTGGTGGAACGGAAGAGGGAAGAGTTCGAAATGGTGATGGATAAAGAGTTACAACTGAAAATGTATGCCCTCCAGCAATTTGACGAAAATGCTCTTTCTACAGATGATATTGAAGTCATTTTAAACAATGCCATCAATAGCCTGCCGGAGAAATGTCGTGAAGTTTTTATCTTGAGCCGGATGGAGGGACTAAAATACAGGGAGATCGCCGAACGACTGAATATATCGACTAAAACTGTAGAAAATCAGATGATTACAGCACTAAAAAAACTGCGTGTCGAACTGAAAGATTACCTTCCTTTATTTATCTTTATTATTTAG
- a CDS encoding DUF5054 domain-containing protein has product MKRILISLLIISLGIVQLNGQEINTSVEKVYVVFKTHLDVGFTDLSSVVTQRYITEFIPKALDVSEKLRAENASEKYVWTTGAWLIWKYLHTASPKEVERLETAIRRGDIVWNSVPYTVESESMNRDLFETCLLLSHKLDEKYGKKTIAAKMTDVPGHTRSIVAPMSRAGIRFLHIGVNPACPIPSVPEFCRWRDTDGSELILVYQQDYGSENILPGGKAVISINFTGDNHGPHPYEKVKAIYADLHKRYPKARLIASSFNEIAEELIAMQDQLPVVTSEIGDTWIYGYGSAPIRMAKFRALSELYSQWLREKKIDKNSDAALDFALELGLIAEHTQGVDVKTHLHNWDKYDTDLFLPARSTAPFRKAEASWKELDDYIYNAIQYLPQNLQVEALAKMKEIDEPVVPSFTEKSQSVASTPWQAAVLKNDILKIEGLSYQMYDAADYQHYLDNYLRAHYGWALADIGKPELDKSKAISVSLPAQTIRQEVRKEKKGIRTVNELVFPERPEVDRRVYPEKMYVDVLEYKNGKKAEVTLTIKDKPAVRLPEAYWLSFNTDDILSIVAEKVGERVDLFDVVEKGNRQQHGIDRYVDLVTSSGTIRIWSEAAFLVNVGEARGINYSLEYPDKKGGIHFNLSNNLWNTNFRMWNEGSLTYRFTIERID; this is encoded by the coding sequence ATGAAACGAATTTTAATTTCTCTCTTAATTATATCTTTGGGAATAGTCCAGCTCAATGGACAGGAAATAAATACATCTGTCGAGAAAGTGTATGTTGTTTTCAAAACGCATCTGGATGTCGGTTTTACCGATTTGAGTTCCGTGGTAACCCAGCGTTATATAACGGAATTTATACCGAAGGCATTGGATGTATCGGAAAAGTTACGTGCAGAGAATGCTAGTGAAAAATATGTTTGGACAACGGGAGCATGGTTGATCTGGAAATACCTCCATACGGCATCGCCCAAAGAAGTGGAACGTTTGGAAACGGCTATCCGGCGAGGGGACATTGTTTGGAATTCAGTGCCTTATACCGTCGAGTCGGAATCGATGAATCGGGATTTGTTTGAGACTTGCCTGCTTTTGTCACATAAGCTGGATGAAAAGTACGGAAAGAAAACGATTGCTGCCAAGATGACGGATGTACCGGGGCATACACGTAGTATTGTGGCTCCGATGAGCCGTGCCGGTATTCGTTTTCTGCATATAGGCGTAAATCCGGCTTGTCCCATTCCTTCCGTACCTGAGTTTTGCCGTTGGAGAGATACGGATGGCAGTGAATTGATTCTGGTCTATCAGCAGGATTATGGCTCGGAGAATATACTTCCGGGAGGAAAAGCGGTAATCTCGATTAATTTTACCGGAGATAATCATGGACCTCACCCCTATGAAAAAGTGAAGGCAATTTATGCCGATTTGCATAAACGTTATCCGAAAGCCCGTTTGATAGCCTCTTCTTTCAATGAAATAGCGGAAGAGCTGATTGCTATGCAGGACCAGTTACCGGTAGTTACATCAGAAATAGGGGATACCTGGATTTACGGTTATGGAAGTGCTCCGATACGAATGGCAAAATTCAGGGCGTTGTCCGAACTCTATTCTCAGTGGTTGCGTGAAAAGAAAATCGACAAGAACAGCGATGCGGCACTTGATTTTGCTTTGGAACTAGGATTGATAGCCGAACATACACAGGGTGTTGATGTGAAAACACATCTTCATAATTGGGACAAATATGATACGGATCTTTTCTTACCGGCTCGTTCTACCGCACCTTTCCGGAAAGCGGAAGCATCGTGGAAGGAATTGGATGATTATATTTATAATGCGATTCAATACCTGCCTCAGAATTTGCAGGTAGAGGCGTTGGCCAAAATGAAAGAGATTGACGAGCCGGTTGTTCCTTCATTTACGGAGAAATCCCAATCGGTGGCTTCAACGCCTTGGCAAGCTGCTGTATTGAAAAATGACATTTTGAAGATAGAAGGATTATCATATCAAATGTATGATGCCGCTGATTATCAGCATTATCTGGATAACTACTTGCGTGCTCATTATGGATGGGCTTTGGCTGATATAGGTAAACCGGAACTGGATAAATCGAAAGCCATAAGTGTCTCTCTCCCTGCACAGACCATCAGGCAGGAGGTTCGTAAAGAGAAGAAAGGAATACGGACGGTGAATGAGCTTGTTTTCCCGGAGCGTCCTGAAGTTGACCGGCGGGTATATCCTGAAAAGATGTATGTGGATGTGTTGGAATATAAGAATGGAAAGAAAGCGGAAGTCACTTTGACTATAAAAGATAAACCTGCGGTCCGCTTGCCGGAGGCCTATTGGTTGTCTTTTAATACGGATGATATTCTTTCGATCGTAGCAGAGAAAGTCGGTGAGCGTGTCGATCTGTTCGATGTGGTAGAAAAAGGGAATCGTCAGCAGCACGGTATCGACCGTTATGTGGATTTGGTGACTTCATCCGGAACCATCCGCATATGGAGTGAAGCCGCTTTCCTGGTTAATGTAGGTGAGGCGAGAGGTATAAACTACTCATTGGAATACCCCGACAAAAAGGGCGGTATTCATTTTAATCTGAGTAATAATCTTTGGAATACAAATTTCCGTATGTGGAATGAGGGA
- a CDS encoding RagB/SusD family nutrient uptake outer membrane protein: protein MKRLILKNAISLLAVCSLGLTSCLDLDPVVNDKIIPENYFQNEDDARAAVTAIYRPFIAGWSGSIFSAHVASYFMESNLVTDEMGLTRNDLEVVERFLWSSTESNVTKHYTNFIKHVSRATLLMDDLQRTPMNEDRKNELIAQVQCARGQYMFMLYDFYGTAGVVTDPEILRNPENEVILERLSKEEFVKLIESDLKSAASVLPSTYAANDWGRFTKGAAYAILVKLYMQEKRWQDAEAACREITKLGYDLQPSYSSVFSVENAKNNEIIWAIPCLAEGGEGNMWLTHIVPPGYPLANNKIQRWYVHNTPWSFYDKYEKGDDRLNSLVGEFKYLPEGATDSVLATRDNFEHLKKGALPIKYPEDPKQTTEYSGNDVVVHRYADVLLELAEAINEQNGPTAEAISYVEQIRARVGLSNSIPAAATASKEAFRDFILDERGRELFCEGHRRRDLIRHDKLISTAHEEGYTTAQPHMVLFPIPQNIIDESQGKIKQNPGY from the coding sequence ATGAAAAGACTTATTTTAAAAAATGCGATATCATTATTGGCTGTTTGTTCTTTAGGGCTAACATCTTGTTTGGATTTGGATCCAGTTGTGAATGATAAAATTATTCCGGAAAACTATTTCCAGAACGAAGACGATGCCCGTGCGGCAGTAACAGCTATATATCGTCCGTTTATAGCCGGTTGGAGCGGTAGTATATTTAGTGCTCATGTGGCTAGTTATTTTATGGAATCCAATTTGGTTACGGATGAGATGGGATTAACAAGAAATGACCTGGAGGTCGTTGAACGTTTTTTATGGTCATCAACAGAGAGTAATGTAACGAAGCATTATACAAACTTCATTAAACATGTGAGTCGGGCTACTCTTTTAATGGATGATTTGCAACGTACTCCGATGAATGAGGATCGTAAAAATGAACTGATAGCCCAAGTACAATGTGCTAGGGGGCAGTATATGTTCATGTTGTACGATTTTTATGGTACAGCAGGAGTGGTCACCGATCCGGAAATACTTCGAAATCCGGAAAATGAAGTTATTCTTGAACGTCTTTCTAAAGAGGAATTTGTTAAATTGATAGAAAGTGATTTGAAGAGTGCAGCGTCTGTTTTACCGTCAACTTATGCTGCAAACGACTGGGGGCGTTTTACGAAAGGGGCAGCCTATGCCATATTGGTGAAATTGTACATGCAGGAAAAGCGTTGGCAGGATGCTGAAGCCGCTTGCCGGGAGATTACGAAGCTGGGATATGATTTGCAGCCGAGCTATTCTTCTGTTTTCTCAGTTGAGAATGCAAAGAATAATGAGATTATATGGGCTATACCTTGTCTTGCAGAAGGAGGAGAGGGTAATATGTGGTTAACACATATTGTTCCTCCGGGATATCCTTTGGCAAACAATAAAATTCAGCGGTGGTATGTTCATAATACTCCATGGAGTTTTTACGATAAATATGAAAAGGGGGATGACCGTTTAAATTCTTTGGTCGGAGAGTTTAAATATTTGCCTGAAGGGGCTACGGACTCTGTGTTGGCTACTCGTGATAATTTCGAACACTTGAAGAAAGGTGCTCTTCCAATAAAATATCCCGAAGATCCAAAGCAAACAACCGAGTATTCAGGAAACGATGTCGTTGTTCATCGTTATGCGGATGTCTTACTGGAGTTGGCAGAGGCTATAAATGAACAAAATGGTCCTACGGCAGAAGCAATTTCTTATGTAGAACAGATTCGTGCCCGGGTAGGTTTGTCTAACTCCATACCGGCAGCTGCTACTGCGAGTAAAGAGGCATTCCGTGATTTCATTCTGGATGAAAGAGGCAGGGAGTTATTCTGTGAAGGGCATCGCCGTCGGGATTTGATTCGTCATGACAAGTTAATTTCTACAGCTCATGAAGAAGGATATACGACTGCTCAACCACATATGGTGTTATTCCCTATTCCACAGAATATCATAGATGAATCTCAGGGGAAAATTAAGCAAAATCCCGGATACTAA